TTGCACATAGCTTCAGATGAGGTTATTTTGCTTGCTAGTACCCCTGAACTGTTGTTTTGTTACAAGAAAAGCTTCAATGCAATGGGAGTTTATAGTGGAAAATTAAAAGGCATCATtgcatgatgaaaaaaatttgaGACTAAAGTTACACTGGTCATCATTTATGTAGAAGATGTGTTGTAtaggatgaagaagaaaatttcaaaatggGCATTTCTGCTAATCTATAATGTGCCATTCTCAAAAATGCATACAAACTGACTGATTAACATGACATGCTGTAATATTCTAAcatttaagataaaaataaatgtgtcatatgtatttttaatagtGAAACCACCAAGAATTATAAGGAAAAAGTGActctgctggggggggggggaagctgcGCTCCTTGGGGATAGAAGTGTTTTGAACATACTGAATTTGTGGTAAAGGCAGAAGACACAGATGGAAAGCCATGAGAATAGATAATTCTGACGGCACAGAGAGAAGAGCAGAAGGCTGAGCATTAAGCTTTGAGAAACACTTCTGATAATGACTGATATAAAAACACAAGACCTCAATAAACATtttaggagagagaaaaacactCAAGATTAGGGGACAGAATGAGTGAGAAGAGATACTACACTGTACTTACCAACAACCTGTGCAGAAGGAACATTCTTATCAGCATTAATATCATCAATCTGAAACAGAGAAAGTGTTATTACTATGGAGGAAAAATTTACTCAAGAGATATGCAGCAGCTTACACCAAGGGTTGAACTGCTCACCACAGACAAAAGACTCTTAAGCCCTCAAAGAAATTGAGCTACCGACCCCTAGAATCCTTTTGCTATCCCTTCCTCCTGTTACACTCAGTCAACTAACAGCAAAGCAAAAAACCAGAGAATTCTCAACCTAACATCGTTTCCAGGGCTCCATTACTCCATGCCAGGGTGAAGGTGCTATGTTACTGAAGACAGATGAAGTTCTTCCACCCCACTGTCCCCAGACAATCACAGGCAATGTTCCAGCACATGCACGGGCCAAAGCCCAAGAAAAGGCTGCTGAAAACAAGAATGAGAACACCCAACCaatcacagaaaaaaatatcaagacAAGAACCCATGCAGGCCTAGGCAGCTTTTCTCAAGTGAGTAATTCATACTGCATGTCCCTCTCAGGATTCCTCAACATATGAACcaagttgttggttttttctaCTGTAACACAATTTGGTAGAAACATGCTTCAAACTGGTATCAATGAACATGGGCTAGTGGAAAGCTAGGGAGATATAACCTGGACCAAGGGTGCTACAACTGCTTCATGTTCTAAGAGATGTCCCTTTATATGGTTTCTGAGAAGATAAATAAGTGGTATTGAGTGCTTCAACTGTAAAACTACATCATCAGGTACACATGCTCCATGAACATTTTTGTCTATCTGATCCAAAGAAATGGTTGGTTATAATTGCATCTTACTTGGTCCTTCTTAGGAGTTTACATCCTCCTGTTCCTAAATCAATCAGAGAAACAaagcaccaccaccatcactacttcACAGGAGGTAAGAAGTAGTGCCAAGGTATAACAAAAGTGCCAAAGCAGAAACCATGTTAGTACTAAGGGCTGAATGAAACTGTGCCTTCCCTGTGACAATTACTCTGCCCTCTTCATGGAATTCTCTCTGCGGCTGCTGCTTATAAAAGGAGGCTCAGGCACTTACAGATTCGTATGTTGGGGGAGTTGCTGGTATCTGAGGTGGATGGATATTGGAAAAAGGCTGGTAAGTCCCAACTGGCAATCCATTGAAATCTGACTGTAAGAGGAGAAAAGCAACATCATAGATACAGTACTGTCCTCAGTTTCCAACTAGGAAAGATTCCATGTttgggtcaaaaaacaaaaacaaaaaaccaacaacaaatcaAGAGCCctactaaaaaaaaatacctaacaTAGCCCTAAAGATATAAGCATCCGCTAATCCAAATGACTGAATCAAAAATGCAAGCGAATTGTTGCATCCTCCCCCAGAGAATACTCATCAGGCCTTCCTGGTAAGACTACCCTTTGCCAACAGTAAAAGCCATTCTCTTCCATAGCAGCCCTTCTCTGCAAAAGCGTTCTTGAGGACTTGTTGCCAAACATGGAAAACAGCTACAAAGCCCCTCCATGATGAGACCCAATGACCGGAGACATACatgaaagatcttttttttttttttcagtagaccCGTATTTTGCTGCTTTGTGATGTACAACTGAACCAAGAGATAGCCCCTTAGTCAAAATGGTAAATCTATCTTCCTAAGTTTACACTAGACTTAATATCGGACATTTTTGCTTCTCCAAATCTTCAGTTACAGATTGTCAAAAGTTGCCAACATCCCATTCTATTCTTAAGATTTATACCAAAAGTCATGTATATATACTCACTGGTCCCTTTGGAGGTGGATATGAGAAAGGAGAACCTGGTGATGGCATGGGCATAGGCATGGGCATGGGCATGGGCACTGCTCCATCAGGACCAGCGGGTGCTGTGAATCCAccaccgcctcctcctcctcttccgtGCCCACCTTTTTTCACATCTTCTGTGAATCCAACATCAATAAGATCTGTGTCAGCTCCAGGAGGAGCTTCTGCCTGAGGAGAGAGCAAAACCATTGTAACTGTGCCACAGCCCCAGAGGCTCAGAGGCTATCTCACAACCCACGGGGGAATCATGATTTATTAATGTCCACACTTAAAAGTCAAAAGAACAGTCACGTTAATCACAATAATGCCACCCAAGATCTGTATTGCCTTGTAATTTTTTAAGTGGTTTTTTCCCGCTGACTTCACTGGAGCTACACACTAGCGACCACAAGGATGGCAACGGTCACACACAGAAGCAACTCAGTGACTCAGTGGACAgtgttggacttgggagtcaggaagacccaaggtgacatccagcctcagacaaggaccagctgggtgaccttaggcaaatcgcttagtctctgcctcagtttcctcatctctaaaatgaggatattaacaGCAGCTTCCTTCCAGGGTCATTGTGGAGCTCATATGAAGTaacatttgtagagtgctttgcaatcTTAACGCACTACATAAATACTGCTGCTACTATTGCTACAGACCACTAGCAAGGCAAAGGCGGAGGTTTAATGTCTacatgtggggcagctaggtggcgcagggcaccagccctggaatcagaaggacccgagtgcaaatctggcctcagacacttgacacacttactagctgtgtgaccttgggcaagtcccttaaccccaattgccctgccatcccccctccaaaaacaacaacaacaaaaaagaaattaatcccTACATGCATTATCAGTTTCTCTGAACATAAATCATCACATGGAAATACAGTCATTTGGAGAAGAGGGTCCTCCTGAGAGACCCTCACTCTCCTCTGTACCTATTGTACTCACCATTGTACATGGACCTATTGTACTCACCATGACAACAGAGTCAGGTTCATAAGGAACATTGTAATTTTTGGCTATTTCAATCAGGTATCTCTCTACCAGAATTTTGGGTGGAGCCTCCACACTCAACTTGTGCAttagctgaggaaaaaaaaaaacagagatcaCTTGGGAAAAATACACACCCATTTTCATTCCAAGACACCTATGATCACACTAGCACAAAAAGGGTTTAGCGTTCATGACAAAGTCTGTAGCAAccaccaatcaatcaatgagtTCACTGTTTTTCATCTTCTCAGTTTTTAGTTGAAAAACAGGCAAAGGGAAGATAAgttattttcccaaagtcacaaatTAAGTTAGTAGCAGAGCTGGTATTAGCATTTTTCCTAGGcacattcttgtctttgtattctcaatgaCCAGAACCgtactggcacatggtaggcatttaatagatgctggCTGCTTGACCGATCTGGGGGAAAGTAAAGTATTTAAGTTGCTGACACACTTGGATTagtttcctcccccccccactccctctccaATCCCAGTGAAGGTAGTGGAAGtcagctccttaaggacaaggatGATATCATTCTGCTCTTTGTAGCTCCAGTGTGTactacagtaggtgcttcatgtgGCTGAATAAATGTTGAATATAGTGACAAAATGGGTCAACACTATAGGACCAGAATCAGATAACAAACCACCAAAGTCATAGCCAGGATAGCACTGCCCCAAAAAAGCTAGGGGACAAAAAGACTGCACAGTCAACCTGTAATCGCAAGctgcctcccttttctccttccctcctttcctacaATGAAATGTACAACTCTACATTAATCCAGGCTTACAGGGGGGGCCCTACTAAAATCCCAGCAGGCCAAAAGTATCCTGCCCACCttgcctgttttattttttacaagtATGCTCATTACCCTGTCATTCACAGTTCCAATCTGGTTGGTCCTACATAGCTTGCCATATTCCTTGCTATACTTGGCACAAAGCTGATCCGCAACCTAGAGAGAATAAGAGAACATTGAAAAGATGCTGAAACCACTCAATGAACAACTGGAGAAAAGAAcaactcattttcttctccactccaTAGTAAATATTCTACCAATCAGTGAAATAAGGTCCTAGAACAAGAAATTTTTTTCAGAAACAGTATGGCAAAAAAGTACaacttccctcccaccctcaaaaaaaaaatcataataatccACAACCACACACACGAACCAAACATAGGCAGCAAACACATAGATAGATGTGTTAATATTTTTCTGAAGCATTACAAAAATTACTGAAATCAACTGTACTCACTATTTTCAACTCAGCCACTTCAGACTGGAGTCGAGGAGCAGCCCAGATCAATGTTGACACAGATTCAGCCAGACCAGAATCGAGTTctctaagaaaatataaaaataaaaaaaccccaataactCAATGCTCTAAACTTTGAAACTTcactctcttctgtttcttagGGATACCCTAGTTTGCCTACTTCATTTGGGATCAGTCTATCAGACTTTGGATAAAGACATGCCAGCTTCCCTACACAACCATGTAAGGATAAAACCCATGCCCATTCCTGCCAAAATGCCAGGAGAGCTTAACGTGTCTTACTTCATGGACTGGATCAGGCCAAATCGGGCTAAGAGAAGGTCACAGTAGAGTTCTAGTATCTCCATGGCTTCCACGAGGTAATCTTCTCGAATGATATGCTCCACACGGATCCGAGCCCGTTCATCCTTCCCCGCTGCTAGATAATCTGCAatctccttccttgctttctggGCTAGTTCCGCTATGACATAAACCACACATATTCTTTACACATACATCGATAATAAGCTTTTCCATGGTCAGGAAAGAGGCGCTGCATCTGCCGACTGTGCTATGAAAGCTCTGAACGTGAGTCCCACAGAAGTTAACGCAGCACTCCAATAAAGCTCACTTGAGGTTCCTGAGCCCAGTTTATGGTTCATTCCGTTTCCTTAGGAAGGTTACTtttgataacaacaataacaagcctatattttcatacatacacacgccCCTTCATTTATTTTGAGCATTCACATTTATAATATGATCTTGctttattctcacaacagccctggaaggtggGGCTATTGTTACtcttcattctgcagatgaggaagcggagatggatggaagttaagtgacttgcccaggatcacactgccaagtgtctaaggctggattgaaattgagctcttcctgactctacgctTATCCCTCTATGTGGCTGCTTCTACGAAGCTAGGGATAGGTGCAATGTATTTCTAATGCTTTATAAGCCCCAAATTTCCAGTTTGGGGAAGAACTTAAGGGTCAagaaatcatttttctctttgtacgtCCAGAACCCagcacagtacccagcacatagtagacaggcacttaataaatgcttgctgtctggctgattgcttttttaaaaatacactatGCTTTAAGTTGTCTTTGCTATTAGTTCATACAACCTAAAATTCAGAGATTCAGTTATATACCTAACACATTTCTTATACAACCTGCAAGCAAAATGCCTGAGGAACCTACCTGAAAACCATAGCCAGGATCCAGTGGAAAAACTTGAGAAAagggaaaaccaaaaaaaataccaGCCAAAGtactcacttttctttttttccagtagtTTGAGGCGATTTATGACCAGGCGCAAGTTGACTCTTAAGCGTTCAGCCTTGAACCCAGAGCCCAGCATGATTTATACTTCCTATGGGGAAAATACAGGAGCCATGAGATTTTCAGAGGCAGTCTGCTTGGTCAGAAAGTCAAATCCTAATTAAATAATCACAAATTCAGTCGCAGAATTAAAGAACTTTAAATTgtacaaatgaaattaaagctCAAGACCATCCATCTAGTTAAGAGCAGAGCTAGGAATAGAAGCCAAGTGTACTAGAGCTTTGAGTCTGCTGTTTTTTCCCCTACTGTTATAGGTGGATGGATTTTGACACAATAATGGACAAACTGAGTCAAAATTAGTACTTTTTTTCAATACACAATTGCTGCAATTTAATTTCTATGTCaagaaattacatataaaaaggcTACATCATTAAGGTAAAAATGTTGGCTGAGGTTTTCTTTACAGTGCCTACTATAATACAACATGTCATTGGCTGTACTTATATCCTCTATGTTTCCTATCATATTTGATGATACATGACACTATTAGTACAAACATCAAATCCCTAAAGTGAGAGTCAAAAggaattcaaaaggaaaaaaccccaacagacatatgtatatcattaaaaataacaaGGGTTGTTGGTCACACTGAGTGAGTGTGGAAAGGGGGAGACAAGGAGCAATGTTTGGGCAGGTGCCACCTATGTTCACACCAATAAGGTAAATATGGAACATTTTTTGAGACTTCCTGAAAGTTTTGTTTTGGGCAGCTATAGATAACTATGTTGATTTATTCCAATGACAGGTAACCAAacctcattcccttccctcctgcaGAAAAGGAAAGCCCATGCAAAACCCATTTTGTCTAACTCTACAGAATGTTAGAAAAGACGGGCAAAATGAGAATTAACCATACAAATTAACAAAAGCTACcagacttcagagaaagaacACAATCCTCAGGACACATTACAAAGAGCACAGGCTCTGGAGTAAGCAGTACTGGGCCTGTCTCTGatgctcactacctgtgtgatcttggacaagtaacttgattctccctgggcctcagtttccttatctgtaaaatggggaggggggaagtttgGACTGGAcagcctccaaggtccctcttttaa
This region of Trichosurus vulpecula isolate mTriVul1 chromosome 3, mTriVul1.pri, whole genome shotgun sequence genomic DNA includes:
- the IST1 gene encoding IST1 homolog isoform X1, encoding MLGSGFKAERLRVNLRLVINRLKLLEKKKTELAQKARKEIADYLAAGKDERARIRVEHIIREDYLVEAMEILELYCDLLLARFGLIQSMKELDSGLAESVSTLIWAAPRLQSEVAELKIVADQLCAKYSKEYGKLCRTNQIGTVNDRLMHKLSVEAPPKILVERYLIEIAKNYNVPYEPDSVVMAEAPPGADTDLIDVGFTEDVKKGGHGRGGGGGGGFTAPAGPDGAVPMPMPMPMPMPSPGSPFSYPPPKGPSDFNGLPVGTYQPFSNIHPPQIPATPPTYESIDDINADKNVPSAQVVGPGPKPEAPARPTLKTTDTFDNFVLPELPSVPDTLPTTSAGANTSASEDIDFDDLSRRFEELKKKT
- the IST1 gene encoding IST1 homolog isoform X2, which produces MLGSGFKAERLRVNLRLVINRLKLLEKKKTELAQKARKEIADYLAAGKDERARIRVEHIIREDYLVEAMEILELYCDLLLARFGLIQSMKELDSGLAESVSTLIWAAPRLQSEVAELKIVADQLCAKYSKEYGKLCRTNQIGTVNDRLMHKLSVEAPPKILVERYLIEIAKNYNVPYEPDSVVMAEAPPGADTDLIDVGFTEDVKKGGHGRGGGGGGGFTAPAGPDGAVPMPMPMPMPMPSPGSPFSYPPPKGPSDFNGLPVGTYQPFSNIHPPQIPATPPTYESVVGPGPKPEAPARPTLKTTDTFDNFVLPELPSVPDTLPTTSAGANTSASEDIDFDDLSRRFEELKKKT